Below is a window of Cheilinus undulatus linkage group 8, ASM1832078v1, whole genome shotgun sequence DNA.
ATTATGGTTGGACGCACCGAAActtgtttttcctgtttaaaaGAATGCCTATATGATAAACGGTCATTAGTCTATAAACTACCGTGTTGAAATAAAACCAGTCGTATTTTTGTATAAGTGTTTGAATCTGCTATATAAATTTTGTTAGCATTACTGCTTTAAACTGGTGTTGGACCGAGCGTGACTCAACATGTCTCCCTCAACCACAAATATTTGGAAGTTGTCGTAAGGTGTGTCATGTAATGGCTGCTTTACCTGTAAGCCAACACTCAAGCCGAATTTAGCCATTTTTGGCCGTCAGTGGTCAGTATCTTTTAGGAATAACAGTGGCAGAAGCTTGAGTAATTGTTAACTGGTGCTAGTTTagacatttttctgtgtttacacTTCCAGATAGTGTCTGAAGCCGCAGGCCAAGGTGTCACCATAACAGGTGAAATTCACCGGAACACGTGGGACTGGGCCAACTCTGTCATCTTTGCTTCAACCATCGTCACTACCATAGGTCTGTGTGAGATCTGTATAGTCACTTTAATTACTGTCTTCCTttgaaataaatcttttttttcctgcaaataTTCCAGCAGTAGGCAGTTTACATGTGGATTAACATGCAGATTGAAATATTAGCATATTAAGTTTTTTCTTCCTAGTTCTTTATGGATATGGTATTTGAATGTAACTTACTTTTATAAACATTACTTCTTTCTGCCTGCaggttcatttgtttttatttgacatgtTTTAAATAGAAATAGGCCTATTAGAAATGGAGTCACATCACGCCTTTAGGTTTTATGTGCATGAAAGCTACTGTTGCTGTGTTTAAGGCCGCCCATTGGAGGAGAGCCTTCTGGTGCCTAGAGGCAAACTGGGGGCACAtaaaggtcagcaaaatcatggtctgttGGAAGGTTAAGTTCTAATAACCATATTTGTTTTTACCTGAATGTTAACCACTCATATCAAAACAAGagctaatttttatttttagtatatagccccttttctttaaacagaatcaaaacaagtcaaaagttaaaagcaaaacaatggtttaatgtggcaaaatgagtaaacggaggcaaaaaaagtgtcagaatagcaaaaatgggtttaaagtagcagaaatctgcagaaaaaaatggtggaaacagtgaaatgtggttaaaatgagcaaaaaggaCGTtacaagtggtgaaaatgggtcaacagagtaCAGgtgtaaagtgtcaaaatgggttgaaagcggcaaaaatggtcagaaaaattATAAAACTGGTCAGAAATTGGCAACTtgatataaagtggcaaaaagggccaAATTTGCACAAAACTGATGGAAGTGGCAAATTatagtggcaaataatagtgacaaagatgggtggaaaaagtagttaaaagggGTTACAAAGTGGCACATGAAAAAGTTTCACCATCAGGACCCAGTAATAGTTTGGCACACTTTcaacactaaaataaagtaactgttagccaggatgcatGCTAGCACTGGCGCCACTGATCCAACATACattgatattatcaataaaCCAAAAcaggggagggcccattctccaggtttgtcaggggcccagcctaatctgtgggcaggtctgCCTGTATTTGTGAGAGTAAGCCATTTAATACTATGGTGACGACAGAGACACGAAAAGCTGTACAACTACAATAAAATGAGAGGTTAATTAGAGTTCAATACATAACTCAAATACAAAGGCATATCTTATCAAGTTCTGAAATTATGCTGGAAACTTAAAGCTACTGGAAATGTAAGAAACTCAGTGAAGTTGATAATGTTGATGACCAGCAAGAGCAAACTCTACTTTTGTTGTAGAAATGTTCATTTCCATATAGTTAATTTTGGTATCTAAAGCTGAAGCCTAGGTGACAGCAAAAGTGTTACATATcaagctgcagaaaaaagagTCTCTGGTCAAAAACATTtgcatggcaaaaatgggagcaaatcagtaaatattactttgttAACAGAGGGCTTCAAAAACTTCAAAAAGCTCCTGCACACTGCCTCACTTTTTGCTGATATTCATTGAAATGCACAATGTTACTGTCTTACTGACCTTTATCAGACATGATGGCAGGATTCAACCAGTTCAGCGTACAAAGACACTGCCTTGGTCTTCAGTTATCTGATCAGGGAACCACTGTGATTAGCGATCACCTGAAGCAAGTTAGTTCATCATCATTCATCTTCACATTTTATAAATTAGTAGACATATAAAGAGAAGCAGGGCTGcatggcggcgcaggggttagcgctgttgcttcacagcaagaaggttccttgttcgcttcctggtcagggcctttctgtgcggagtttgcatgttctccccatgcacacgtaggttctctctgggtactccagcttcttccaggtgtaccccacctctcacccagtgacagcccctgcaaccccaaatgggataagcagtaaagaggatggatggatagataaagAGAAGTATGTTTTTAGATAGCAACAAtaagaaaattggaaaaatatacTTATCAAAGTTTGTGCAGAAAAGGTAAGGCTCACTGGGGTTTtatatataaacttagcacaaaaagaagaatttgtgtttggatgattatttctttgttgtaaaaatgcttcttggcaataaatcttatactgtaagaaatcctgtttattcctcttttgaatggtgctacatttgtaaggatcatgaaTTTGTGAAATAAGTTGCAGAGGTGAGTAtatgggttgcgcccatgaaaaatatgTTAAGTCTTCTCtgccatcctctccactcccaaatccTGGAGGTAGTTCTGATAATCCCCCGCTCTGTGGGAGCCAGCGTTGTCATCTAAgaggatagagttcggtccAAGACTGTAGAGATATTGGATTGCCACTgattgcagaatctcatctcgatatctctctgcattgagattgcctccaatgttgacaagccttgtttttccagtgagggagatgccaccccacaccatcacaccacctccaccaaaagatgttgcTCTACTGGTGCAACAATCAGCAATGcgttctccacactttgaccctacgatcCAACTGCCGTAGACAGAATCTGGACTCTTTGCTGAGCGtaacgttcctccacatgttcagatTCCAGTGCACATGTTGCAGACACCAGCGCAAACAGCCCTGATGGTGAacggcagtcatggcaggcctcctggcagccctatgagactggagattggctgcatgcagtctgttctggattgcCTGGTTAGAGAGCCATCGGCCAAAGCTCTGCGAGCCTTGACTgcaatctgtagaagacagcctacgaTTCATACAGGGTGAGGAAATGGTACTCTTGGGgtgtcaaaacaagagtcattgcaacagcaaaataagctgttgtGCATcagcagagaagatctggcaaatttttcatgggcgcaacccacatactcagctctgctgctcatcctacaaatgcatgttcatcacaaatgtggcacagttttaaagggaaataaaagagCTTCCAATTTTATTAGATGTATTGCAaaaaaagcattgttacagTAAAAAAACTCTAAAGATgctaaatgaaaaacaaaaacaaatcagctATTATTTGTGTTGAAGATGCTGTTCTTCCTGTTGCACCATTACAAATTTAGCATCTAACACAGTGGAGGATAACTGCAAATTCTTTTTTAACCTGGCATCCAAATGTTGTTGAAACTTaaagaaattgaaaaattaaCCAATCATGAAGTATTtaccattaaaaatgtcaaatgagcttttgttttttttatgcctCTTGGTGTTGTGTGTTAACATTTCCATCATAATCTGCAGGTTTTGGCAATGTTGCTCCCAAGACGCAGGGTGGTCGTGTGTTCTGCATCCTGTACGGCCTGTGCGGGATCCCTCTGTGTCTGGTCTGGATCAGTAAGCTGGGTTCTTTCTTTGGAGATCGGGCCAAACGTCTGTCCGGTATCCTGTTGCGCAAAGGAGTCTCGGTGGTAAGAAGAAATTCAGTGGTAGTCTTGGCATTTGATTGAATAGTGTTTCTCTAAGTTATTCaggaatgttttatttgttcCTCATATCAGAAAAAAGTCCAGTACACCTGCACAGCCTTGTTCCTGCTATGGGGGCTGTTTGTGCACCTGTTGATACCTCCGTTTGTCTTCATGTCTGTGGAAGGATGGAGCTACCTGGAAGGGATCTACTATTCTTTCATCACACTGACAACGGTTGGTTTTGGAGATTATGTTGCTGGTAGggttcatttttaacattgttttgctcctttttaaaaatgttctttgttttgTGTCATGCTAATTTGAAGACATCTTGTGAATGCTTCTATTTCAGGTGTAAATCCAAACATAGACTACTCCAGACTGTACAGAGTATTTGCAGAGTTGTGGATCTACATGGGCCTGGCCTGGCTGTCACTCTTCTTCAGCTGGAATGTCCACATGGTCGTTGAGGCCCACAAGgtgctgaagaaaaaaaggaaactcagACACAGACACCCTTACTTTGATGATCTCCCTTCTGATGAGGACAAGCCCGACCCGAATGTAAAACCAACCACGATTGATATTTTTGACTTCCCTGAAGAAGAAGACTACAGCACAATTATCAAAGGGATCGGAGCCAAGGCTAACGAAAACATTAACCGCTCTAAGAGCTGCAGTGACATTGTGAACCACAACATTCGGACCCTGGATCACTCGCCTCGGCATAAACGGATGATCAGCATCAGTGAAGTGTTCATTATTGAAAAGACTAAGAAGGACAAGGATGATCAAATAGAGGAGGAGCCTCCAAAACAAGAAAGCTTCACAGACCCTGATCCCGCAGCAGATGTgaagaaggaagaggaggaggacaagAATAACTGTGTGTTTGACACAGAAACTGAGGGTATAGTCTTCACAGGACCTAAAAAAGATGCTGATGAAGAAGAAAGTGTACAGCATCCTAAAGGGGGGAGTACAAGGTTTCGAATATCCAAGGTACAAGAGGGGCAGTTAACAGAAAAGGATGATAAAGGGTAAGAAGACCCCTTTAAACTGCCCTTTACATCATACAAAATGTCAGAACCAGTCAGAATGTGTCATTTAAACAAGAATGTCATaataagtgtaaaaaaatgttagaTGCTGCATCTAATGATGTAATTTTCTTGTTAAATTAAGATGCTTTACTGTAATAAATATGCACCATACCTGATCAAAATTATACTTAAACCCTATAATGTAAGATTAATGACAGTCAAAGGCTCTTTAGTGTGAATAAAGGGGACAGAACTGAACTGTAAATCTGTGTCTTTATCTAAATACAAATTTCCATTTCCATTGGTGTGATGGAAAAATATGTTCAGTTCCCAAAGAAAAAGTAAAGCTACGGTCCAAATGTAAATAACAACATCATATTTTTACAGACTTATTTGTTAGAATTTTGGCAGTTTTTCCAAAAACCTGATTATGGACTGATTGgtgtctttattttgaaaatgcagacaacaacaaaaacattttaagagtgaatgataatttaaaaagcaattaataaTAGTATAAATAGtaatgcaaatttttttttcttttaacatgtCAAAGTATATTAAACTTCACCTATCAAATACATTTCTCTTATCCTTTGACATCTATAAGTATCTAAAGTATATGTGAACACTtagtataaatataaatacctAGCTTTACCCTTGATTGCTAAGTTTATAGGGAGTTAGTATCCACAAATTTGGACAATCACCAGTATGGCTAATGCCAACAATATAGCCCAAAGCCTgctattttatctcataaataaTCATATCTTTTTATATTCAACTTACATCCACAAAAAAGGTTTCTATAACACTTTGAACTGAAACTTTCTTTGCCAATTATTAAAACCAACCAAACCTGTTGGGAGAAAACCACAATGCAGTGTATACACGGTTAGATAAATAACTGAACTAGAGCTCCACCTAGTGGcaaatatatttgcaaaaatatttcagtgttgcAAATCACCTAGGACAGTTGTACTATCAATTTTCTTGTATAGTTTTCATGtattacatttacaaaaatgaaacatactAAGTTCAGTCTTACAACAGTTTCAAGCCTTTATTACAGTTTCATTCACTCAAACTAAAGCTGTACTGAAaccttttttattattcttttctACTACTTATTCTCAACCATTTTAAATACTAATATAGCACATACTTATTGCACATATTTAATGACCTGCTGTATGTaccagaaggaaaaaaaaagccagtcCCTAGTTCAAAAATGGTAATTAAAAGTtccatttatttataatttatccAGAAATATAGAACAGTGCAAAAACTTCCGTTCTTGAACTTAAAGTTTTCGGATAAACAAATGAACAGATTCAGCTCACATTTGAAAGTGTaaggaatgtttaataaagacaaagacttcAGCTAACATAGGTCTgatggtccagcctaaaactccactgacatatttattcaaatggccaatatttacagtagatataagCAGATTTtaatagccaaaatatcagcagaaattttcatgtcCGCCAAAACAGATTCATTTTTTGAGCTATGTGCCTTAACCAATATCataccaataatattgtgcGTCACTATTTAACAGCATTGAGATACAGAATGCGCATATATGcgcttttaaaatgtgttatttcaaATCACAGTACAGAGCTTTGTGGAAAACACTGCCAATAAGCAACTTTCCCTCAAAGGGAGCTGCAACACTGGATGCCATGATCACTCTGCCATTATCAGCATACTCTTGGC
It encodes the following:
- the LOC121513232 gene encoding potassium channel subfamily K member 5-like; translation: MADTGPFLTSCVIFYLSIGAAIFQILEEPNWKSARDRYILAKENILKNYTCLTKENLDEILEIVSEAAGQGVTITGEIHRNTWDWANSVIFASTIVTTIGFGNVAPKTQGGRVFCILYGLCGIPLCLVWISKLGSFFGDRAKRLSGILLRKGVSVKKVQYTCTALFLLWGLFVHLLIPPFVFMSVEGWSYLEGIYYSFITLTTVGFGDYVAGVNPNIDYSRLYRVFAELWIYMGLAWLSLFFSWNVHMVVEAHKVLKKKRKLRHRHPYFDDLPSDEDKPDPNVKPTTIDIFDFPEEEDYSTIIKGIGAKANENINRSKSCSDIVNHNIRTLDHSPRHKRMISISEVFIIEKTKKDKDDQIEEEPPKQESFTDPDPAADVKKEEEEDKNNCVFDTETEGIVFTGPKKDADEEESVQHPKGGSTRFRISKVQEGQLTEKDDKG